A region from the Drosophila ananassae strain 14024-0371.13 chromosome 2L, ASM1763931v2, whole genome shotgun sequence genome encodes:
- the LOC6505787 gene encoding trithorax group protein osa isoform X3, whose amino-acid sequence MNEKIKSPQTQQSQQQPGGAGAGAPAPSATPPSAAGATPPTSGPPTPNNNSNNGSDPSVQQQSIAPHPYGAPPPPGSAPGGPPDPAAVMHYHHLHQQQQHPPPPHMQQQQQPHHGGPAPPPPGGAPEHAPGVKEDYAHLPPPHSHPAYARYHTDPNMDPYRYGQPLPGGKPPQQQQQQPPQQQQQPGPGGSPNRPPQQQRYIPGQPPQGPTPTLNSLLQSSNPPPPPQHRYANSYDPQQAAASAAAAAAQQQAGGPPPPPPGHGPPPPQHQPYGAQQGGWAPPPRPYSPQLGPSQQYRTPPPTNTSRGQSPYPPAHGQNSGSYPSSPQQQQQQQQQQQQQQQPQQAGQQPGGPVPGGPPPGAGQQPPQQNTPPTSQYSPYPQRYPTPPGLPATGPNHRTAYSTHQYPEPNRPWPGGSSPSPGPGHPLPPASPHHVPPMQQQQPPPPPHAVVGGPPPSSSPGHAPSPSPQPSQASPSPHQELIGQNSNDSSSGGAHSGMGSGPPGTPNPQQVMRPTPSPTGSSGSRSMSPAVAQNHPISRPASNQSSGGGPMQQPPVGAGGPPPMPPHPGMPGVPPQQQQSQQQQASNSASSASNSPQQTPPPGPPPNQSVNNMATPPPPPQGATGGGYPMPPHMHGGYKMGGPGQSPGGQGYPPQQPQQYPPGNYPPRAQYPPGAYATGPPPPPTSQAGAGGANSMPSGTQAGGYQGRPMPNHSGQYPPYQWVPPSPQQPVPGGAPGNAQMGNHVQGKGTPPPPVVGGPPPPQGSGSPRPLNYLKQHLQHKGGYGGSPTPPQGPQGYGNGPTGMHPGMPMGPPHHMGPPHGPTSMGPPTSTPPQSQMLQGQGQGQGQTTGGGPEGSGPEHISQDNGISSSGPTGAAGMHAVTAVVTTGPDGTPMDEVSQQSTLSNASAASGEDPQCTTPKSRKNDPYSHLPPPSTSPHPVVMHPGSGGPVEEYDISSPPSWPRPAGSPQVFNHVPVQQEPFRSTITTTKKSDSLCKLYEMDDNPDRRGWLDKLRAFMEERRTPITACPTISKQPLDLYRLYIYVKERGGFVEVTKSKTWKDIAGLLGIGASSSAAYTLRKHYTKNLLTFECHFDRGDIDPGPIIQQVEAGSKKKTAKAASVPSPGGGHLDAGTTNSTGSSNSQDSFPAPPGSAPNAAIDGYPGYPGGSPYPGASGPQPDYAAAGQMQRPPSQSNPQTPHPGAASAVAAGDNISVSNPFEDSGPGGGPAAAPGAVAGAVSAVGGGQPPPPPHSPHAPPQQQQQQHPHHPQHPGLGPPPPQQQQPGQQPGQQPPPVVGGGPAPPAPQQHGPGQVPPSPQPQQQHVRPAAGAPYPPGGSGYPSPVARTPGSPYPSQPGAYGQYGSSDQYNATGPPGQPFGQGPGQYPPQNRNMYPPYGPEGEAPPTGANQYGPYGSRPYSQPPPGGPQPPAQAVAGGPPASGTPGAPPSSAYPTNRPGQQEYYQPPPDQSPQPRRHPDFIKDSQPYPGYNARPQIYGGWPGGNQQFRPQYPASPAPQTWGSAPPRGAAPPPGAPHGPPIQQPAGVAQWDQHRYPPQQAPPPPAQQSQQQQQQQPQQPPYQQAGGPPGQQQSQAPPQWAQLNPGQAAQPGIAPPGSPLRPPSGPPGQQQRMSGMPPQQQSQQQPAPGQQPPPQQATPGIPQVGPGGMVKPPYAMPPPPSQQVGQPGVGQVGVPPGGMMAQKQAPMPGQPGMQPQPLQQQQQPPHQHPHPHQHPHQHPQHPHPHQMPPNQQVPGGGIMMPGGGGAQLVKKELIFPLDSVESTTPVLYRRKRLTKADVCPVDPWRIFMAMRSGLLTECTWALDVLNVLLFDDTTVQFFGISNLPGLLTLLLEHFQKNLAEMFDERDGEEHASEEAEAADDDADSGTVMCDNRQSRCVRSISSYNRKRHYENMDRGAKGVGNASDSEDADEGIDLGQVRVQPNPEERSLLLSFTPNYTMVTRKGVPVRIQPADHDIFVDERQKAWDIDTNRLYEQLEPVGSDAWTFGFTEPDPLDGIIDVFKSEIVNIPFARYVRSDKKTKAPKKPEIKKEENSAEEEQNTYNKKRRLVSGGSSNDGGKKSKLSSEEFVQPNAEVKKEPADSDCRTIDMEIDESPQRLTNGVAPSTPQDGFDPRTTVRDAAHVLQRRRDSSYEDECYTRDEASLHLVNESQDSLARRCIALSNIFRNLTFVPGNETVLAKSTRFLAVLGRLLLLNHEHLRRTPKTRNYDREEDTDFSDSCSSLQGEREWWWDYLITIRENMLVAMANIAGHLELSRYDELIARPLIDGLLHWAVCPSAHGQDPFPSCGPNSALSPQRLALEALCKLCVTDANVDLVIATPPFSRLEKLCAVLTRHLCRNEDQVLREFSVNLLHYLAAADSAMARTVALQSPCISYLVAFIEQAEQTALGVANQHGINYLRENPDSMGTSLDMLRRAAGTLLHLAKHPDNRSLFMQQEQRLLGLVMSHILDQQVALIISRVLYQVSRGAGPMHSVEFRLLQQRQQQLQRPGGAEKPASTAASGSGAAGTAVKVEPAVTSEPIESKPPAVVNDENSNSSQQLPPAATFNDVSNSSTNSNSCGTVSSNQTNNSSSNSTHSSSAVSSQSANTTCPPATGGTSVTAAAAAAAAIVNDQQQVSKVAAALSSATAAAAVAAAAASASSAQPATPAVAQPAAPPPTNTGTTTAVA is encoded by the exons atgaatgaaaaaataaagtcTCCGCAAACGCAGCAGTCGCAGCAGCAGCCCGGTGGCGCTGGTGCTGGAGCTCCTGCCCCctctgccacgcccccgtCGGCGGCAGGTGCCACACCGCCAACTTCGGGCCCGCCCACTCCCAATAATAACAGTAACAACGGCAGTGACCCCAGCGTCCAGCAGCAGAGTATAGCGCCTCACCCCTATGGTGCCCCACCACCCCCTGGCTCCGCACCCGGCGGTCCGCCAGACCCGGCTGCTGTCATGCATTATCATCACctgcaccagcagcagcagcacccgCCGCCGCCTCAcatgcagcaacaacaacagccgcACCACGGCGGACCGGCGCCACCACCGCCCGGAGGAGCACCTGAGCATGCGCCCGGCGTTAAGGAGGACTACGCTCACCTGCCGCCACCGCATTCGCATCCTGCGTATGCCCGCTACCACACCGATCCCAACATGGATCCCTACCGTTACGGACAACCGCTGCCAGGCGGCAAGCCtcctcagcagcagcagcagcaaccgccccagcaacagcagcagccggGTCCAGGAGGCTCCCCCAACCggccgccgcagcagcagcgctATATTCCCGGACAGCCACCACAGGGACCCACGCCAACGCTGAATTCGCTTCTGCAATCCTCGAATCCGCCGCCTCCGCCCCAGCACCGCTACGCCAATAGCTACGATCCCCAACAAGCGGCAgcttcagcagcagcagcggcagcacagCAGCAAGCGGGAGGTCCGCCTCCCCCGCCACCAGGCCATGGGCCTCCTCCGCCACAGCACCAACCGTACGGGGCGCAACAAGGCGGCTGGGCGCCTCCGCCGCGGCCCTACAGTCCCCAGCTAGGACCATCGCAGCAGTATAGGACACCGCCACCG ACAAATACTTCCAGGGGTCAGTCACCCTATCCGCCAGCCCATGGTCAAAATTCAGGTTCCTATCCTAGTTcgccgcagcagcaacaacagcaacagcagcaacaacagcagcagcagcagccacagcagGCGGGACAGCAGCCCGGCGGCCCTGTGCCGGGCGGACCACCGCCTGGTGCGGGTCagcagccgccccagcagaaCACACCGCCAACATCTCAATATTCGCCGTACCCGCAACGCTATCCGACTCCGCCGGGCCTCCCAGCGACCGGGCCCAACCATCGAACTGCCTACTCGACGCATCAG TATCCTGAGCCCAATCGGCCTTGGCCAGGTGGCTCCTCTCCTAGCCCCGGCCCCGGACACCCCTTGCCGCCCGCTTCTCCGCACCATGTGCCGCcgatgcagcagcaacagcctcCACCGCCACCTCACGCCGTCGTCGGCGGGCCGCCACCTAGCAGCAGTCCGGGCCATGCGCCCAGTCCGTCTCCACAGCCCTCCCAGGCGTCGCCTTCGCCCCACCAG GAGCTAATTGGACAGAACAGCAACGACAGCTCCAGCGGCGGGGCGCACAGTGGCATGGGCTCCGGTCCCCCCGGCACCCCCAACCCCCAGCAAGTGATGCGACCAACGCCCTCGCCCACCGGATCCTCCGGCTCACGTTCCATGTCCCCAGCAGTTG CCCAAAATCATCCGATCTCTCGTCCGGCGAGCAACCAGTCGAGTGGCGGCGGTCCCATGCAGCAGCCGCCAGTAGGTGCGGGTGGTCCGCCACCGATGCCACCGCACCCCGGAATGCCAGGAGTCCCAcctcagcagcagcaatcTCAGCAGCAACAGGCATCGAACTCGGCCTCGTCGGCGAGCAATTCCCCGCAGCAGACGCCGCCGCCGGGTCCACCGCCGAATCAGAGTGTCAACAACATGGCCACGCCCCCTCCTCCGCCGCAGGGAGCCACGGGAGGAGGCTACCCAATGCCGCCACATATGCACGGCGGCTACAAAATGGGAGGCCCTGGGCAGAGTCCCGGTGGTCAAGGCTATCCGCCGCAGCAGCCACAGCAATATCCACCAG gcAACTATCCGCCACGAGCTCAGTATCCGCCTGGCGCCTATGCCACCGGACCTCCGCCGCCGCCCACGAGCCAGGCAGGAGCTGGTGGGGCCAACAGCATGCCGTCGGGTACCCAGGCCGGAGGTTACCAAGGTCGACCCATGCCCAACCACAGTGGGCAGTATCCGCCGTACCAATGGGTTCCGCCCTCACCCCAGCAACCTGTGCCCGGCGGAGCTCCCGGAAATGCACAAATGGGTAACCATGTGCAGGGAAAAGGAACTCCACCGCCACCAGTTGTGGGCGGACCTCCTCCACCGCAAGGAAGCGGCTCGCCACGGCCACTGAACTATTTGAAGCAGCATTTACAGCACAAAGGCGGCTACGGAGGTAGTCCAACGCCGCCACAGGGACCTCAAGGATACGGAAACGGTCCGACGGGAATGCATCCCGGCATGCCGATGGGACCACCTCATCACATGGGCCCTCCACACGGGCCAACTAGTATGGGCCCACCTACCAGCACGCCGCCTCAGTCGCAGATGCTACAGGGTCAGGGGCAGGGACAAGGGCAGACCACCGGCGGTGGTCCGGAAGGCAGCGGCCCGGAGCATATATCCCAGGATAACGGTATCAGTTCGTCTGGTCCAACGGGTGCCGCTGGAATGCATGCGGTCACAGCGGTGGTTACCACCGGACCAGATGGCACCCCAATGGACGAAGTCAGCCAACAGAGCACGCTTTCGAATGCATCAGCGG CATCCGGCGAAGATCCTCAATGCACCACACCAAAGTCGCGCAAGAACGATCCCTATAGTCACTTACCTCCGCCAAGCACATCGCCCCATCCGGTTGTGATGCATCCGGGAAGCGGTGGGCCCGTCGAGGAGTACGACATAAGCTCGCCGCCGAGTTGGCCGCGCCCAGCTGGCAGCCCG CAGGTTTTCAACCATGTTCCGGTGCAACAGGAGCCGTTCCGTAGCACTATCACCACGACCAAGAAGTCGGACTCGCTGTGCAAGCTCTACGAGATGGACGACAATCCGGACCGGCGCGGCTGGCTGGACAAGCTGCGGGCGTTCATGGAGGAGCGGCGGACTCCGATTACCGCCTGCCCCACCATCTCAAAACAGCCACTCGATTTATATAggttatatatttatgtaaaaGAACGTGGCGGATTCGTCGAG GTGACTAAGAGCAAGACATGGAAGGATATTGCCGGGCTCCTGGGCATTGGAGCGAGCAGCAGTGCGGCGTATACCCTGCGCAAGCACTACACCAAGAACCTACTGACCTTCGAGTGTCACTTCGACCGCGGCGACATTGATCCGGGCCCTATTATTCAGCAGGTGGAGGCGGGCAGCAAGAAGAAAACAGCCAAAGCAGCGTCGGTTCCCTCGCCA GGTGGTGGCCATTTGGATGCGGGAACCACGAATTCCACAGGCTCGTCGAACTCGCAGGACTCGTTCCCAGCCCCGCCAGGCTCAGCTCCCAATGCGGCAATCGATGGGTACCCCGGCTATCCAGGTGGCAGTCCTTACCCGGGTGCCAGCGGTCCTCAGCCGGATTATGCGGCCGCGGGCCAGATGCAGCGGCCGCCCTCTCAAAGTAACCCGCAAACACCTCATCCTG GCGCCGCCTCCGCTGTTGCCGCAGGCGATAACATAAGCGTTAGCAATCCTTTCGAGGATTCCGGCCCAGGTGGCggtcctgctgctgctcccggTGCTGTAGCTGGGGCTGTTTCTGCTGTCGGCGGGGgccaaccaccaccaccgccccATTCACCGCACGCACCgccacagcagcaacaacaacagcaccCACACCATCCCCAGCACCCGGGTCTGGGACCACCTCCgccacagcagcaacagccggGGCAACAGCCAGGGCAGCAACCACCACCGGTGGTGGGCGGTGGGccagcaccaccagcaccacagCAGCATGGGCCTGGTCAGGTGCCGCCGTCgccgcagccgcagcagcagcatgtGCGCCCAGCCGCCGGAGCACCTTATCCGCCTGGTGGCTCCGGCTACCCATCGCCCGTGGCTAGAACGCCAG GCTCGCCGTATCCGTCGCAGCCCGGAGCTTACGGCCAGTACGGTTCTAGCGATCAGTACAACGCCACTGGACCGCCTGGTCAGCCGTTTGGACAGGGCCCCGGACAATATCCGCCGCAGAACCGGAACATGTACCCTCCATACGGACCGGAGGGGGAAGC CCCTCCCACTGGTGCCAATCAGTACGGACCCTATGGCAGCCGGCCATACAGTCAGCCGCCTCCAGGAGGCCCGCAGCCCCCGGCACAAGCTGTTGCGGGTGGGCCGCCAGCCAGCGGAACACCTGGAGCGCCTCCAAGCAGCGCGTACCCCACTAACAGGCCTGGGCAGCAGGAATATTACCAACCACCACCAGATCAA AGCCCACAGCCTCGACGGCACCCGGATTTCATTAAAGACTCGCAGCCCTATCCAGGCTACAATGCCAGACCTCAGATATATG GTGGTTGGCCAGGCGGTAATCAGCAGTTTAGGCCGCAGTATCCAGCTTCACCAGCCCCGCAGACCTGGGGAAGTGCTCCGCCGCGGGGAGCTGCGCCACCGCCGGGCGCCCCTCACGGTCCGCCGATCCAACAACCCGCGGGTGTGGCTCAGTGGGACCAGCACCGATATCCACCACAGCAAGCACCGCCACCGCCGGCGCAACAGtctcagcagcagcaacagcaacagccgcAGCAGCCGCCGTATCAGCAGGCTGGTGGTCCTCCAGGACAGCAGCAGTCACAGGCACCACCACAATGGGCGCAACTTAACCCTGGCCAGGCGGCACAGCCCGGCATCGCCCCACCAGGTTCACCTCTGCGACCACCCTCGGGCCCTCCCGGTCAGCAGCAGCGAATGTCCGGAATGCCACCACAGCAGCAATCACAGCAGCAGCCTGCCCCAGGACAGCAACCTCCGCCTCAACAGGCGACTCCGGGAATCCCGCAGGTAGGACCCGGTGGAATGGTTAAGCCGCCATATGCGATGCCTCCCCCGCCCTCTCAGCAAGTAGGCCAGCCGGGAGTGGGCCAGGTGGGAGTGCCACCCGGCGGAATGATGGCCCAAAAGCAAGCACCGATGCCGGGTCAACCTGGAATGCAGCCGCAGCctctgcaacagcagcaacaaccaccGCACCAGCACCCACACCCTCACCAACACCCACACCAGCATCCGCAGCACCCGCATCCGCATCAAATGCCACCAAACCAACAGGTGCCCGGCGGAGGGATTATGATGCCCGGCGGCGGAGGAGCCCAGCTGGTCAAGAAGGAGTTGATTTTCCCCCTCGATAGTGTGGAGTCCACAACACCAGTTCTATACCGTAGAAAGCGTCTGACCAAGGCCGACGTGTGTCCAGTGGACCCGTGGCGCATCTTCATGGCGATGCGCTCTGGCCTGCTCACTGAGTGCACCTGGGCCCTTGATGTACTCAATGTGTTGCTATTCGATGACACAACTGTGCAGTTTTTCGGGATCTCGAACCTTCCCGGCCTACTTACACTTCTGTTGGAGCACTTCCAAAAAAATCTTGCCGAGATGTTTGATGAGCGAGATGGCGAGGAGCATGCGAGtgaggaggcggaggcggctGATGACGATGCCGACAGTGGGACTGTGATGTGTGACAACCGACAGTCACGATGTGTTCGGAGTATCAGCAGCTACAACCGCAAGCGGCACTATGAAAACATGGATcgtggagcaaaaggggtcgGAAACGCCAGCGACTCTGAGGACGCCGACGAGGGCATCGATCTTGGCCAGGTCCGAGTACAACCTAATCCGGAGGAACGCTCACTGCTACTCTCGTTCACTCCAAATTACACGATGGTAACGCGGAAAGGTGTTCCCGTGCGAATCCAGCCCGCCGATCATGATATCTTTGTAGACGAGCGCCAGAAAGCGTGGGACATCGACACGAATCGGCTTTATGAGCAGCTGGAGCCAGTTGGAAGCGACGCTTGGACCTTCGGGTTTACAGAACCAGATCCTCTGGACGGCATCATTGACGTCTTCAAATCGGAGATAGTAAACATTCCATTTGCACGCTACGTTCGCTCTGATAAGAAGACGAAAGCGCCCAAGAAACCGGAGATCAAAAAGGAGGAAAACAGCGCGGAAGAGGAACAGAACACGTACAATAAGAAGCGACGTTTGGTTAGCGGCGGTAGTAGCAATGATGGTGGAAAGAAGTCCAAGCTGTCCAGCGAAGAGTTTGTTCAGCCGAACGCTGAAGTGAAGAAGGAGCCGGCCGACAGCGACTGCCGGACCATCGACATGGAGATCGACGAGTCACCGCAACGTTTGACGAACGGCGTGGCTCCATCCACACCACAGGACGGATTTGATCCTCGAACAACAGTAAGGGACGCTGCCCATGTTTTGCAGAGGAGACGGGATTCCAGTTACGAAGATGAATGCTACACGCGGGATGAGGCTTCACTGCATTTGGTAAACGAGAGCCAAGACTCGTTGGCGCGTCGCTGCATTGCATTGTCAAATATCTTCCGCAACCTGACGTTCGTGCCTGGCAACGAAACGGTGCTCGCCAAGTCGACCAGGTTCCTGGCTGTCCTAGGTCGTTTGCTGTTGCTGAACCATGAACATCTGCGGCGAACTCCCAAAACGAGAAACTACGACCGGGAGGAAGACACCGACTTCAGCGATTCATGCAGTTCGCTGCAAGGGGAGCGCGAGTGGTGGTGGGACTATCTGATCACCATTCGTGAAAACATGTTAGTGGCCATGGCTAACATAGCTGGGCACTTGGAGCTGTCACGCTACGATGAACTCATTGCACGTCCGCTTATCGATGGACTACTGCATTGGGCGGTGTGTCCCAGTGCCCACGGCCAGGATCCTTTCCCGTCATGTGGCCCCAACTCTGCGCTGTCGCCGCAACGTCTGGCGCTAGAGGCTCTCTGTAAACTGTGCGTCACGGATGCTAATGTGGATCTTGTTATAGCCACGCCTCCGTTTTCCCGATTGGAGAAGCTATGCGCCGTGCTAACCCGTCACCTGTGCCGCAATGAGGATCAGGTGCTGCGAGAGTTCTCGGTAAATTTGCTTCATTACCTGGCAGCAGCCGACAGTGCTATGGCCCGCACGGTGGCGCTACAGTCCCCCTGCATCTCCTACTTGGTGGCGTTCATCGAGCAAGCGGAACAGACAGCGCTGGGAGTGGCCAATCAGCACGGAATAAACTACCTGCGCGAGAACCCGGATTCGATGGGCACCAGCTTGGACATGTTACGCAGGGCGGCTGGCACTCTACTTCATCTGGCCAAGCATCCTGATAACAGATCACTCTTTATGCAACAGGAGCAAAGGCTCCTGGGCCTGGTCATGTCACACATTTTGGATCAACAGGTGGCTCTAATTATCTCGCGAGTGCTCTATCAAGTCTCCCGAGGAGCTGGTCCCATGCACTCTGTGGAGTTTAGATTACTGCAGCAGCGCCAGCAGCAGCTTCAAAGACCCGGCGGAGCGGAGAAGCCAGCTTCGACGGCAGCAAGCGGAAGTGGAGCAGCTGGGACTGCAGTGAAAGTTGAGCCAGCAGTGACATCGGAGCCAATCGAATCAAAGCCTCCGGCGGTGGTAAATGATgagaacagcaacagcagccaacAGCTACCGCCGGCAGCGACCTTCAACGACGTaagcaacagcagcaccaACAGCAATAGCTGCGGCACAGTCAGCAGCAACCAAACCAACAACAGCTCCAGCAACAGCACCCACAGCAGCAGTGCGGTAAGCAGTCAGTCAGCAAACACCACATGTCCTCCGGCCACAGGAGGAACATCCgtgacggcggcagcagccgCGGCAGCTGCCATTGTCAATGACCAGCAGCAGGTGAGCAAAGTAGCTGCAGCTCTGAGCAGTGCCACTGCAGCGGCGGCAGTAGCAGCAGCGGCTGCGTCCGCCTCATCGGCCCAGCCTGCAACTCCAGCGGTCGCACAACCAGCGGCACCACCTCCAACCAATACCGGAACCACGACTGCCGTTGCGTAG